The following proteins come from a genomic window of Bacteroidota bacterium:
- a CDS encoding AAA family ATPase — MMSAPLAERLRPKVLDEFIGQKHLAGEGAILRRAIESGTIPSMILWGPPGVGKTTLARIIATQLKRPFYQLSAIKSGVKDIREVIDKAQSDSFFGTNYPLLFIDEIHRFSKGAFKALAQQGDFWFRV; from the coding sequence ATTATGAGCGCACCGCTTGCCGAACGATTACGCCCGAAAGTTCTTGATGAATTCATCGGACAAAAACATTTGGCGGGAGAAGGCGCCATTCTTCGCAGGGCAATTGAGTCGGGAACAATTCCATCTATGATTTTATGGGGGCCGCCCGGAGTGGGGAAGACCACGCTTGCAAGAATTATTGCAACTCAACTTAAGCGTCCATTTTACCAACTCAGCGCAATTAAGTCAGGAGTGAAAGATATTCGCGAAGTAATTGACAAAGCGCAATCAGATTCTTTCTTCGGAACAAATTATCCCCTTCTTTTCATAGATGAGATTCACCGCTTCAGCAAAGGTGCATTCAAGGCCTTAGCGCAACAAGGCGATTTTTGGTTTAGAGTTTAA